The Lates calcarifer isolate ASB-BC8 linkage group LG14, TLL_Latcal_v3, whole genome shotgun sequence genome has a segment encoding these proteins:
- the ankrd53 gene encoding ankyrin repeat domain-containing protein 53, which produces MEPVNKSGKGSRGRCKNRKLSRRAPPDGRRLPAVVVGTTRRLDVGVNRQGLPALHVACLYGQMATVQLLVESTLDWMDISDPQGRRPIHMVMSSQSSPNTSACLRYLLEKGADINVTTDSGQTPLHLAASEGLLDCVEILLQAGADVFAHDSMGHTPLDLACIWCRRKVARYLKNCIWKLEKKRELEERKLVQALYSDLVDMVKLYNVSKRTLIDEKMAEWANKKGLPHLRDFSPRVVVSKYHTQCLSSDQGSSNVKHAKHQPSDPREDQEITSSKLPPAPAPRPWSIYMGLQPEKPPAVPDLRDSVTVWRDGSSRKPQYNTKWDGTPHDAPDLPLDVLERALFPRAFPSRIVSPRHFEPQDIVEVQRRGCPQGRSTSPWTEVAMHLAEVLEPGHY; this is translated from the exons ATGGAACCTGTCAACAAATCCGGAAAAGGGAGTCGTGGTAGATGTAAAAACCG GAAACTCTCCCGCAGAGCTCCCCCAGACGGCCGCAGGTTGCCCGCTGTAGTTGTTGGGACCACACGGAGGCTGGACGTCGGTGTGAACAGGCAG GGTTTGCCAGCGCTCCACGTGGCCTGCCTCTACGGCCAGATGGCTACTGTCCAGCTCTTGGTGGAGTCCACGCTGGACTGGATGGACATCAGTGATCCTCAGGGTCGGCGGCCCATTCACATGGTCATGTCCTCCCAGAGCTCGCCCAACACCTCGGCCTGTCTCAGATATCTGCTGGAGAAAGGAGCTGACATTAATGT TACCACAGACTCAGGGCAGACCCCGCTGCACCTGGCTGCCTCTGAAGGCCTCCTGGACTGCGTGGAGATCCTCCTGCAGGCCGGTGCAGATGTGTTTGCCCACGACAGCATGGGACACACGCCTCTGGATTTGGCCTGCATCTGGTGCCGCAGAAAGGTCGCGAG gtatcTGAAAAACTGCATATGGAAGttagaaaagaagagagaactggaggagaggaagctAGTTCAAGCTTTATACAGTGATCTTGTGGACATGGTCAAACTGTATAATGTCAGCAAAAGG ACACTTATAGATGAGAAGATGGCAGAGTGGGCGAACAAGAAAGGTTTGCCCCACCTGAGGGATTTCTCCCCCAGAGTCGTGGTGAGCAAGTACCACACCCAGTGCCTCTCATCAGATCAGGGCAGCTCTAATGTAAAACATGCCAAGCACCAGCCAAGTGACCCCCGGGAGGATCAGGAGATCACCTCCTCAAAGCTACCTCCAGCACCAGCCCCCAGGCCCTGGAGCATCTACATGGGCCTCCAGCCAGAGAAACCCCCCGCGGTGCCTGACCTCCGGGACAGCGTCACAGTGTGGAGAGACGGCAGCAGCAGGAAGCCTCAGTACAACACCAAGTGGGACGGCACACCTCATGATGCCCCTGACCTGCCTCTGGATGTCCTTGAGAGGGCGTTGTTCCCCAGAGCCTTCCCTTCCAGGATCGTCTCCCCTCGGCACTTTGAGCCACAGGACATTGTGGAGGTCCAGCGCAGAGGATGCCCCCAGGGGCGGAGCACCTCCCCCTGGACAGAGGTGGCCATGCATCTGGCTGAGGTGCTGGAGCCTGGACATTACTGA
- the tex261 gene encoding protein TEX261, translating into MWFIYLLSWLSLVVQISFVTLAIAAGLYYLAELIEEYTVATSRIIKYMILFSTGVLAGLYVFEGFPVLMVGVGLFTNLVYFGLLQTFPYILLSSPNFILSCVLVVVNHYMAFQYFAQEYYPFSEVLAYFTICLWVIPFAFFVSLSAGENVLPSTIQQGDDVVSNYFTKGKRGKRSGILLVFSFLKEAVLPSRQKMY; encoded by the exons atgtggtttatttatttactcagcTGGCTGTCGTTGGTGGTCCAAATATCCTTCGTCACTCTTGCAATAG CTGCTGGCCTGTACTACTTGGCAGAACTAATAGAAGAATACACAGTAGCCACCAGTCgaataataaaatacatgatACTG TTCTCGACAGGTGTGCTGGCAGGGCTCTATGTATTTGAAGGCTTCCCAGTGTTGATGGTGGGAGTCGGCCTCTTCACCAACCTGGTGTACTTCGGCCTCTTGCAGACTTTCCCCTACATACTGCTGAGCTCCCCCAACTTCATCCTCTCCTGTG tgttggtggtggtgaacCATTACATGGCCTTTCAGTACTTTGCACAAGAGTATTACCCGTTCTCAGAG GTGCTGGCCTACTTCACCATCTGCCTGTGGGTGATCCCCTTcgctttctttgtgtctttgtcagcGGGGGAAAATGTGCTTCCGTCCACCATACAACAAGGAG atgACGTGGTGTCTAATTACTTCACCAAGGGCAAGAGGGGGAAGAGGTCAGGCATCCTTCTTGTGTTCTCTTTCCTCAAGGAGGCAGTGCTGCCCAGCCGACAGAAAATGTACTGA
- the shtn2 gene encoding shootin-1 isoform X2, translating to MWVQVEDSAAAESDGESGLSSEDEGDIQYEFLEKQRDEANQRLSELEEVSNQLLKEINVLELQFQIERSCRESAEALAVKVTKENKVLKRQSQMLMPLIPELPEDLTAVTLAPDTDPSVNGDVVDAGEDSGGEETQLLLESQAKIAELQASVDGLLAEKLQLEQEVDDLTKQQAQLREQLALEVEEKEAILRRMNKQTKTMNKIKRVSQLVTEEFTEMSQRLELEEGLRQHAEVFAHQMLEQQRVAHRQSVMLMQSSETGLQLQQALEQITNISTTLSEIQRYYQDQVKQSAAEESSVLSELQSLREQLEKSEVERKAMETQLSEANSTVTQLQEEVKQLQETLNTKDATDEPVEESTPAPPPPPPPPPPPPPPPPTTVINTLDFLRSRRKDGVNRGGPNKPSSLLDMKAKAVDEMMERIKKGIVLRPIKKVQEDDSTWKDQSENRKSAVVELKGMLDNIKRQQLRRVPSRRGFGRNVGEAELLLVLQRRRKAMGENQDSSSSTHTQDPQPGAQSVPAAGDAPWAGESSSAPVLRRLKQNREKRDSRIRASALIISHEN from the exons ATGTGGGTCCAAGTTGAGGACAGTGCAGCTGCAG AGTCTGACGGAGAGAGTGGTTTATCTTCTGAAGATGAGGGAGACATTCAG TATGAATTCCTGGAAAAGCAGAGGGATGAAGCCAATCAGAGACTGTCTGAATTGGAGGAAG TCTCCAATCAGCTCTTGAAAGAGATTAATGTCCTGGAGCTCCAGTTCCAAATTGAACGGTCATGTAGGGAGAGTGCTGAGGCGCTGGCTGTCAAG GTGACCAAAGAGAACAAAGTCCTGAAGAGGCAGAGCCAGATGCTGATGCCGCTCATCCCCGAGCTGCCTGAAGACCTTACTGCTGTGACCCTTGCCCCAGACACTGACCCCTCAGTCAATGGTGACGTGGTTGATGCTGGCGAGGACAGCGGTGGTGAGGagacacagctgctgctggagagccAAGCTAAGATCGCAG agctaCAGGCGTCAGTGGATGGTCTGCTGGCTgagaagctgcagctggagcAAGAAGTAGATGATCTAACCAAACAGCAGGCCCAACTCAGAGAGCAG CTAGCTCTGGAGGTTGAAGAGAAAGAGGCTATACTGAGGAGAATGAACAAACAGACCAAGACCATGAATAAAATCAAACGAG tttcCCAGCTTGTCACAGAGGAGTTCACAGAAATGTCTCAGAgactggagctggaggagggcCTCCGGCAGCACGCTGAAGTCTTTGCCCACCAG AtgttggagcagcagagggtggCCCACAGGCAGAGCGTGATGCTGATGCAGAGCTCGGAGACCggcctgcagctgcagcaggcgcTGGAACAAATAACCAACATCAGCACAACCCTGAGTGAGATACAACGCTACTACCAGGACCAG GTAAAACAGAGtgctgcagaggaaagcagcgtcctctctgagctgcagagccTGAGAGAGCAGCTGGAGAAGAGTGAGGTGGAGAGAAAGGCCATGGAGACTCAGCTGTCTGAGGCTAACAGCACCGTCACACAGCTCCAGGAGGAAG TGAAACAGTTACAagaaacactgaacacaaaagATGCGACTGATGAACCAGTGGAGGAATCCACTCCCGCTccgcctccacctcctcctcctccaccgcctcctcctcctccacctcccactACTGTCATCAA TACACTTGATTTcctgaggagcaggaggaaagaTGGAGTCAATAGAGGTGGTCCAAACA AACCATCATCCTTGTTGGACATGAAGGCAAAAGCAGTGGATGAAATGATGGAGAGAATAAAGAAAGGCATCGTCCTGAGGCCCATCAAGAAAGTACAG GAGGATGACAGCACATGGAAG GaccagagtgaaaacagaaaatcagctGTTGTGGAGCTGAAAGGAATGCTG GACAACATCAAACGTCAGCAGCTCCGCAGAGTGCCGTCCAGGAGGGGATTTGGCCGTAATGTTGGGGAGGCAGAGCTCCTGCTGGTGctccagaggaggagaaaagcgATGGGGGAGAACCAGGACTCGTCCTCCTCAACCCACACACAGG ACCCCCAGCCAGGTGCACAGAGTGTCCCAGCAGCGGGAGACGCTCCCTGGGCAGGCGAGAGCAGCAGCGCTCCTGTGCTCCGGAGGCTGAAGCAGAACAGGGAGAAGAGAGATTCTCGGATCAGAGCCTCAGCGCTGATCATCAGCCACGAAAACTGA
- the shtn2 gene encoding shootin-1 isoform X1 encodes MWVQVEDSAAAESDGESGLSSEDEGDIQYEFLEKQRDEANQRLSELEEVSNQLLKEINVLELQFQIERSCRESAEALAVKVTKENKVLKRQSQMLMPLIPELPEDLTAVTLAPDTDPSVNGDVVDAGEDSGGEETQLLLESQAKIAELQASVDGLLAEKLQLEQEVDDLTKQQAQLREQLALEVEEKEAILRRMNKQTKTMNKIKRVSQLVTEEFTEMSQRLELEEGLRQHAEVFAHQMLEQQRVAHRQSVMLMQSSETGLQLQQALEQITNISTTLSEIQRYYQDQVQVKQSAAEESSVLSELQSLREQLEKSEVERKAMETQLSEANSTVTQLQEEVKQLQETLNTKDATDEPVEESTPAPPPPPPPPPPPPPPPPTTVINTLDFLRSRRKDGVNRGGPNKPSSLLDMKAKAVDEMMERIKKGIVLRPIKKVQEDDSTWKDQSENRKSAVVELKGMLDNIKRQQLRRVPSRRGFGRNVGEAELLLVLQRRRKAMGENQDSSSSTHTQDPQPGAQSVPAAGDAPWAGESSSAPVLRRLKQNREKRDSRIRASALIISHEN; translated from the exons ATGTGGGTCCAAGTTGAGGACAGTGCAGCTGCAG AGTCTGACGGAGAGAGTGGTTTATCTTCTGAAGATGAGGGAGACATTCAG TATGAATTCCTGGAAAAGCAGAGGGATGAAGCCAATCAGAGACTGTCTGAATTGGAGGAAG TCTCCAATCAGCTCTTGAAAGAGATTAATGTCCTGGAGCTCCAGTTCCAAATTGAACGGTCATGTAGGGAGAGTGCTGAGGCGCTGGCTGTCAAG GTGACCAAAGAGAACAAAGTCCTGAAGAGGCAGAGCCAGATGCTGATGCCGCTCATCCCCGAGCTGCCTGAAGACCTTACTGCTGTGACCCTTGCCCCAGACACTGACCCCTCAGTCAATGGTGACGTGGTTGATGCTGGCGAGGACAGCGGTGGTGAGGagacacagctgctgctggagagccAAGCTAAGATCGCAG agctaCAGGCGTCAGTGGATGGTCTGCTGGCTgagaagctgcagctggagcAAGAAGTAGATGATCTAACCAAACAGCAGGCCCAACTCAGAGAGCAG CTAGCTCTGGAGGTTGAAGAGAAAGAGGCTATACTGAGGAGAATGAACAAACAGACCAAGACCATGAATAAAATCAAACGAG tttcCCAGCTTGTCACAGAGGAGTTCACAGAAATGTCTCAGAgactggagctggaggagggcCTCCGGCAGCACGCTGAAGTCTTTGCCCACCAG AtgttggagcagcagagggtggCCCACAGGCAGAGCGTGATGCTGATGCAGAGCTCGGAGACCggcctgcagctgcagcaggcgcTGGAACAAATAACCAACATCAGCACAACCCTGAGTGAGATACAACGCTACTACCAGGACCAGGTGCAG GTAAAACAGAGtgctgcagaggaaagcagcgtcctctctgagctgcagagccTGAGAGAGCAGCTGGAGAAGAGTGAGGTGGAGAGAAAGGCCATGGAGACTCAGCTGTCTGAGGCTAACAGCACCGTCACACAGCTCCAGGAGGAAG TGAAACAGTTACAagaaacactgaacacaaaagATGCGACTGATGAACCAGTGGAGGAATCCACTCCCGCTccgcctccacctcctcctcctccaccgcctcctcctcctccacctcccactACTGTCATCAA TACACTTGATTTcctgaggagcaggaggaaagaTGGAGTCAATAGAGGTGGTCCAAACA AACCATCATCCTTGTTGGACATGAAGGCAAAAGCAGTGGATGAAATGATGGAGAGAATAAAGAAAGGCATCGTCCTGAGGCCCATCAAGAAAGTACAG GAGGATGACAGCACATGGAAG GaccagagtgaaaacagaaaatcagctGTTGTGGAGCTGAAAGGAATGCTG GACAACATCAAACGTCAGCAGCTCCGCAGAGTGCCGTCCAGGAGGGGATTTGGCCGTAATGTTGGGGAGGCAGAGCTCCTGCTGGTGctccagaggaggagaaaagcgATGGGGGAGAACCAGGACTCGTCCTCCTCAACCCACACACAGG ACCCCCAGCCAGGTGCACAGAGTGTCCCAGCAGCGGGAGACGCTCCCTGGGCAGGCGAGAGCAGCAGCGCTCCTGTGCTCCGGAGGCTGAAGCAGAACAGGGAGAAGAGAGATTCTCGGATCAGAGCCTCAGCGCTGATCATCAGCCACGAAAACTGA